ATGTGCAAGTAGCAGACTTTATCCGTAACCACAAAAAAACAGGAACAGCAACAGATGATGAAATCAATTCAAGTCTGGTTATTCCTTTTGCCCTTGATGCAGATGGCATTGAAGACCTTTTGCAACGGATTCAGGATGCTGGAATTTCTATCACAGACAACGAAGGAAATCCAAGCGCGCGTGTGCTTAGTGCAGAAGAAGAGCCAGAACTCAGTGATGAGGACTTGATTGGCTCAACTTCTGCCAAGGTCAATGACCCAGTCCGTATGTATTTGAAGGAAATCGGGGTCGTTCCTCTCTTGACCAACGAAGAGGAAAAAGAATTGGCCCTAGCAGTTGAGGCTGGTGATATCGAAGCCAAACAACGTCTTGCAGAAGCCAACCTTCGTTTGGTGGTTTCTATCGCTAAGCGCTACGTAGGGCGTGGCATGCAATTTCTGGATTTGATCCAAGAAGGAAACATGGGCTTGATGAAGGCTGTTGACAAGTTTGACTATTCAAAAGGATTTAAGTTTTCTACGTACGCAACTTGGTGGATTCGTCAGGCGATTACCCGTGCCATCGCTGACCAGGCACGTACTATTCGTATCCCT
This genomic stretch from Streptococcus sp. 1643 harbors:
- the rpoD gene encoding RNA polymerase sigma factor RpoD, producing MATKQKEVTTFDVQVADFIRNHKKTGTATDDEINSSLVIPFALDADGIEDLLQRIQDAGISITDNEGNPSARVLSAEEEPELSDEDLIGSTSAKVNDPVRMYLKEIGVVPLLTNEEEKELALAVEAGDIEAKQRLAEANLRLVVSIAKRYVGRGMQFLDLIQEGNMGLMKAVDKFDYSKGFKFSTYATWWIRQAITRAIADQARTIRIPVHMVETINKLVREQRNLLQELGQDPTPEQIAERMDMTPDKVREILKIAQEPVSLETPIGEEDDSHLGDFIEDEVIENPVDYTTRIVLREQLDEVLDTLTDREENVLRLRFGLDDGKMRTLEDVGKVFNVTRERIRQIEAKALRKLRQPSRSKPLRDFIED